ACAGATGAAAATGTACTTTGGAGGTCTTCTGTGTCTCGCGTGGAGCCCGGACGGACTCTACatcgccgtcggcggcgaaatggacgtcatcgtcatttggtccgtcgtcgatcggcAGCCCGTCGCCCAAGGCGAGGCGCATCGATCGTGGGTAAACGTCATTCGATTTGATTCGTATTTATACGGGCACGCGGGCCGACGATTGAGCGTTTGGAAtgatgacggcggcggcggcggcggtggcggcggcggcagcggcgacgaggaCAGAGACGAGGGGGATGAGGAAGAGGCCGTTAATCACGACGGACTTCTTCAGCCGGTGAAATATCGTCTTGGAAGCGTGGGACAGGACGCTCATCTCGTACTGTGGGATCTATTTGAGGAGGACTTGATCAGCGGCGGCGTTTCATCAAAATCTCGATCTCTCCTTCGAGCCGCTCGCCAATTATCATTGCATGGACGATCTTTTCGCACTCCCAccaccgtcgccgccgccgccgtcgcgaatCATATTGAAGCCGGAAACGAGGAActgacggtgacggcgacggcggataGTAGTAGTAGCAATAGGGTAGACGGGGAGGACGGCAGTGATAGTAGTGGTCTCGTCACTTTGACGGCATCTGTGATGCAGGAGTTGAATGCTGTTTCGCCGTTGGTGAACAAGCGCGTGTCGTCGGACTACGTGACCGACCTGATATTTAGAGAAGAGTGCGCGGTGATTGTTTCGCAGGACGGAGCAATTCGCTTTTGGGCCAGACCAAAGTGCACGGTTCGCTTGCAACGTCAATttcctttccctttcctAGAACCTTTGTCTTTGTTTTTATAGGATTCAATTGACGCTGCTAGTGACGAAGGAAAGCAGCAAGATCAACCGAGGACTTTAGCTGAGCAGGCCGGTTCCAATGGTCGCGATGATTCGCCGCCAGGTACTGTTGTATAGGAAAGTTTCTATGCTGATTACGAGCTCCAGATAGGAGTTTTTTAGGAGGCTTGGGTATGAGGAGTAGGATTAGTATTAGGtttgtagaaaaaaaaactacAGTCGCGCCTGAGCTTGGCCCATTTTGTTGAGTAACCAGACTTTTCATACATTTTGAGTACAATGGCTGCAATGAACTTGGTCGGTTAATCCGGCAACTGTTGAATTTATTGTACTTCAGGCGCGACTGTATCAGTTTTGTTGCGTTGTAAAATATATTTATGATTTGTTGGTCCCGCAATTCCCCCCAACCAATAAGAAAAGAGACATTCACGCCGCCTGATCTGGGTACAAATATCCAATCAAAACGTTACTTCGCTATAGTGTATAAAATTCGTTTACACAAGTGGAAATGTCGCGCAGCAATTGCCCAACTAATTCCGGGCTTGCTACAGTTGCTGCTAAGCTTTCAACGTAGTTGCCCAGCCACAATTCTCTTGTGTCGTTGGGAAGATTTGCCAGATGTTTAACGACCGTCACAACGTAAGTCTTCGTATCTCTTTGCAATTCCAATTCGCGAATTGAGCTCTTCAGTTTAGCGTACTGCGCGCACAAGTCGTCAGACGATTTCCATGGCCACGAGACGTCGGGGACGGACGGCAGAACTCTGTCCTTCATCAGGTTTTCGTATCGACTCCGATAGAGAGCCAGAATAAAGTCAGAAGAGGATTCAATTAACTGAAAAGGACAAAGCCTGGGTTTGATCATATCTCGCTTGTCTGCCTGTCGCGCTTACGTTTTGTGCAGCAGCCTTTCGAATGACTGCAATAACTGTTTGCATGGCGGCGAGAGCCTTGAACGCTCCTGCTTGCCCGtcaaaacgagaaagagccggattcgtcgtctcgtaaATCCGCTGCATTTCCAACGACTGGGCAGAGTCCGTCCAGACGTTAACGGCAATACTAAAGAAGAATAACTTCAAAGCGACATCTCACAATCCTAGCTGTCTCTATTCAACCTGGCGCTGATTGACTCGACGTGATGAAACCAAAGAGGAGGCATATACAAAACGTCACCGGGCTCCAAAACGACTTCCACAGCATTGGCACGCGTAACCAATGGAAACCGACTCAAATCGGGATCGCTAAGATTAACCTGGCACTGAGCGTGACTCGGATGCAGGAAGGGATAGGGATAGAGACGAGACCATTGCGACGGTCTGAAGAGAGTGAATCGTTTTTTCCCATATAGCTGGGTATAGAAATTATGATAGCCATCGTAATGGCAATGAGCTATGACTCCTGCCTGACCCATCCACACGTTCACAGACGCCAGTTCGGGATTCAAGGTCAAGAATTCGTCCATGGGcatgacgtcgtcaataGCCCAATTGCCCAgcttttcaatttcgccaCTAAAGTACACGTGCTTCGAATTGGGCCCGGCCGTTAAtttgtgaaaaaaatcgacgctcgTCATTGTTGCATTCGTTTCGTAGGCGTTTGAACGCGTGGCCAGGTGTGCTAGCGGTCTCGTTACGTCATAATACGGGCCGAACCAGCGGTTGCGATTTACGTAGATGCCCGTAAGACGGAGAAGCCGATTTCTAAGGTACGAGGGGTTCCAGAGCGATCGAGCCGGCCAATCGTCGACAAAAGTATTTCTCAAAACGATCGGCTCTCCCTTTTGGGcaacgaaatcggcgaacgGCTTATACTTCGGCCAGCGGAGTATTTCCACCGATTTTTCGACTTTGAAAGCAGTCGAACGGTCGGAAGTGCTACGTCTGAACGGCTCGTGCGTTTTCGTATAGAGAATGAAAAGCGCGCAGccgaaaacggcgaagaaaAATACGACGTAGAAACTTATTCGATTTGGAGAGATCTCGTTTTCTATCTTTAGACTTTTGCTCTCATGGCATTCCTTCCTATTTCGTCGTGTCGCCGCAGCATCCTTCCTCTTTGCGAGAGGCATTGATTCGCATACGGGCCGAATGTCTTTTGACGGGCTTTTCACGTCATGGATCGTGTGAAAACGTCAGAGGATATCCTTTCCCTTACGtcactgacgtcacgtaGCATCTGTTATCCGGGTAACGTTATTAGTCTCGGCACACATTTTCGCGTCTgggaaaagaaacaaagcgaCATCCTAGCGAAGCAGTTCGTTTTTTAGTTGTCCGCGATGGCATCAGAGGTAAAGAGAAGTAATGAGACCTTGACAGCACTTCCCGGACTTCGTTCTCCTTCGCTTTAGCGCAACGTCAGACCGACGAGTGCCGATCAGGTCAACTTGCGACTGAAAGACGGCATCCCGCAGCGCATCAAAGCCCAACGCGCGAGCGGCCACGGATCGGCGCTTTTTCAAGGACAGCAAAGCGGCGAAAAACTCGAAGAGCTCGCATTGCTCAAAGGTTAGACCCCTCCCCTTCCCCCTAGCACAACGCGACATACATAGCACGAGCCCAGGTGTCACCATTCGCTGCAAGGCGGCTGTCACTGCACGCACGCATtaacgacgtcaaagcgaaagcgtcTTTTTCCGCGTACGCGTGGGGCGCGTGGGAGTATTCAATCGACACACCTACTGTACGTCGGATTTTTGCGCGCATTTTTGCCACCAGAAACGAGCAGCGAATAGTTTTTTTTACGAGGGCGTGTAGACGGTGTGTTTGGGTTCCGGTTCCTAGGCTTCTCGCGTCAAGTGCGCATGTTCGATgtcgggtttttttttttcagaaacgCCGCTAGGCGATCGGCACGAGTTGTTCGTGAAAAAAGTGCGCCAGTGTCGTCGTCTATTCGACTTTCAGAATGTGCTCGTCGACTTGCGCGAGAAGGAAATCAAGCGCGCCTGCCTGACTGAATTAATTGAATACGTTACGCACGGCCGCGGAATCATCACCGAACCTATCTACGCAGAAATAATCGGAATGGTGAATTTCACTTTTTATGACGTAGAGAGGCAGTGGAAttactaattaatttattattttccCCAAAGGTTGGCATAAACATTTTTCGTTCGCTTCCGCCGAACGATCGTCAGAATGATTATGACCCAGATGAAGACGAGCCGTTGCTCGAAGAAGCTTGGCCGCACATGCAGGTACATATAGAGCTGGCTCCGcactttttttctcatttctcCTTCCTGGTGGGCACGTGCAGCTCGTGTACGAATTTTTCCTGCGATTTCTCGAATCGCCCGACTTTCAGCCGGCAGTCGCGAAGAAGCATTTGACGCAAAGGTTTTTGCTTCGAGTGAGTTTTTATGGGTTTTTGTCTTCGCAACGTAACTCGGATAACCCCTCCGCCCAGCTTCTCGAACTGTACGACAGCGAGGATCcgcgcgaacgcgattttctcaaaACAATTTTGCATCGAGTCTATGGCAAATGTCTTTACATACGATCGTACGCGCGCAAGCAAATGAAGCACATATTTTTGAGGTAAGAATTCGGCTGCAATTACGAAATGGGACCCCCTTCCCCAACCCTCGTCGTCTTGCAGATTCGTATACGAGTCGGGGGGCTTCAACGGGCTCGCCGAACTGCTGGAGATTCTCGGAAGGTGAGTTTAATTAACGCGAAAAAATTACATTCGCGCGCATAAAATGAATTAAAATTTAGCATCATAAACGGATTTGCAGTACCGCTAAAGGAAGAACACAAGCAGACCCTATTCAAAGTTCTCATTCCTCTTCATAAGCCCCCCACGTTGGTACGCTATCATCCTCAGGTAATCACTCTATAGTCAATAGAATTAGATGGTTAGgcaaatattttttttcagctgacCTACTGCGTGGTGCAGTTCAtcgacaaagacgacgcaTTGGCTCGTCCTGTGCGTGAATTCCATTGATTTCCTTCTCGAGTCCTTGATCAGTTTTTTCCACCCAGGTCATAATGGGTCTAATCAAATATTGGCCCAAGGTGAACAGTGGCAAGGAGGTGCTATTTCTTAACGAGCTCGAGGAGATTTTGGATGTGATGAAGCCGAATGATTTCAGCGCGGTGCAGGAAGCGCTCTTCAAACAACTGGCACGTTGCGTTTCCAGTGCTCACTTCCAGGTCAACACACGCCCACGTGACTAATTATGACTATGATTTCCCTCGCCGCAGGTCGCTGAAcgcgctcttctcttctggaGAAACGAGTATCTGATTCGATTGATCGAGGAAAATTTGGAAGTCATTTTGCCTATCATGTTCAAGGCTTTGTATCAAATATCGAAGAATCATTGGAATAAGTGAGGGGCGAGGGAGGACATGCATAGATCTTTGGTGGATATTTTTCTATGAAGGAGCATTGTTTCCTTGGTTTACGACGTTCTCAAGTCATTTACAAAAATGAATGAACCACTGTTTGAACGTTTGACTGCATCCTATAAAGCCGATTGTCAGAAGTGAGTTAGAGGGGGGGTGGAGGTGGGTGTTACCGCTCTCTCACCATATTTGTTCTAGGGAACAAAAGAAGGAACGTGAGAGACAAAAGTTGTGGCACGGAATCGAGCAACTCGGTCAGAAGCGATTGAATTCCCTGAGAGAGGCGTCGAGCAGCTCCGAATCGTCGTGCATATCGCGCAGCTCCATAACCGACGTTTAGCGGACAATTAAATTTGAGAAGAGGCAGAAGAATTTCACTAGATTACGTACTACTATTATTAGTCGCGCAGAGAAATGCTATTTACGTAGAGACTATTTAGGAGAGAGAATAGCGATGTGAAACGGAAAGTCTCTCGTTCCGTTGCATACAGTGTGCATTCTTTCTTATCCGGGAACGCGCGAAGCTGGACGAACGCCTATTGGTCGTCGATCGTCATGCCACTCaattatgacatcacaaacTCGATTAGTACCGTGGCCTGCAGGAGTCTCGCTCGACTTGCGTGCTTGCAGGAAGTCGCTGCGCCAGCCGAGTAGGGTGTTGTGTCTCAGCTCTCGAATCTGCAGCAGAGCGTcaacgatcgaaatcgagtcCCGAAGCGGAAGCGAAGGAGCGCGATCGAAGTGAGTAAGGTACCTATGTAAGAGGGGGCTCTGCAGGTGCAGCCTtggcacgtcgtcgtcgagctcgCCGACGGCGGGCTCGCTCGTTCGCTCGTTCCCGCTCGTCGtgcacgtcgtctttctcgtgtGTGACTCccgcccgcgcgcgcgagagtTCAGTGAAAGGACGCGGAGTCGCGAGTGCGAGCGCGTGCGCGCCCCCCGCGTCCAACGTCGCGGCAggaacgaaaacgagtcgaaagacgcgacgcgacCCGATTCGCACGCTattctcgtcgttgtcgacttgcgctcgatttcgacgcaaGTTGGGGATGGGGGCAAGAACGTCGAAACAAGGACGGACCTTTGCGGTTTGGGTGTTTCTTGTCCCGAGGAATTTGAAcccgcgtcgcgtcgaaacgcGATTGCGTCGTCGTGCGTGTCTTCGATTGCACTCGTCGTGGAGTGGGGCAGTGCATTCGACTCGATTCGTTGCACGAGCGCGCTCGCGACGTGGAAAAAACGCGCTCTTCCATGACGAAGGGCGGAAACGTAGTTCTGCTACGTCATCGCGCGCCCATTCCGGAAGCACATGGGGTCCTTGCGCAGACGAACCTCCCGAGTTTATACTATTTTGCACGTTGCTCGGAGCGCGAGGCTCGTTTCGCAACGCCTATATTACATTCATTTTGCAGGAAAGAAGAGCGTCGCAAACGAATCGATTTCATTCATCGATGAGCGCCGCGCTATCGTCTTTTGGTCGaccgatcgacgacgacgacgacgagttaCCGGGATGTGCAGCAGGCGACCCGGAGCTCGAAGCCGATCCGGACGCCGACGTCCGTCCGTCAGCAATTGTTTCGACGTTCCCACGAAAGGAGGCCTCGGATGAAAcaggagggggaggggatCGGAAAAAATTCGCTCTTCCCCCACGCACGCgctctccgccgccgccgccgccgccgtcgtcgtcgtcgtcgtcgtcgtcgatcaatccaatcgtcgacgaggagagagaagtagcggagacgacgggggcgaacgcgaaagaaacgatcgatcgcgacgtcgacgacgattcgtctctCGTTGCACCTCGACAGCACaaaacgcgatcgtcgtcggtgagTAGCCAACgcggaaacggcgtcggTGCTAGTGGAAatggaggagggggaggaggtGGAGGGGGTGGAACGCACAGTCCCGTTCACATGACGCGAGGCGCGACAAGACGATTGAGTCAAAGTTCTCCCGAGCTCGCTCCCACGACAGCAACGATAtcgctcgtcgattcgtcggcgcgacgaaaaGAGAATCGACAAATGTCGGCGGctacgacggcggcgatgacgagcGTACGAAGCCAGCAAACGATCGCGGtcggagaaagagaggatAAGAGCGCCGACTTATCCGGAAGTTTGCAGAAGGCGACAGCCGGACAAAAGAGGCGGTACTCgggcgacgaaacggacgCGTCCGAGTCGTCGAAGATGCGAAGGCGGCGCTCGGttacgccgccgccggacgaatcgtcgtcgcttctctGGCAAAAGCAGATCTTCATGCAACAGCAACCCGGTTGGCTGAGTGGGAGTGGTTCCATGATAGGGGATCGCGCATCGGCGTTttcgaccgccgccgccgccgccgcgttcgGTCGAACCGGTCCCGATTTGCCCGTTTctgtcgaatcgacgatcaaatcggattcgacgacgacgacgacgacgacgacgacagcgacgacgacgaattcgcttTTTGACGTGCCGTCGCAAATGTTGCGCGCTCTAAAGGAATACGGTTTGCCTCCCGATCGCACCAAGAAGGAATTCTTGCGTCGCGACGAGGTCAGATCGGTGCGCGTCGATCCGAATCAATtgctggcggcggcggcggcaaaagGCGAGCTCAAGTCTTATCAAAAATCCTCCTTTCGATCCaacaaatcgtcgccgacggacGCGAAAACGGGCGATCCGGCGCTCGAATGCGAAGTatgtcatcgtcgttttgcgGCGGCGAGCGGACTCGGCAAACATCGACTGACTCACGCCGAAGACAAGAGATATTCGTGCACGATCTGCAACAAGGGCTTCAAGCGCCAGGATCACTTGTAAGAGAAGGCTCCGCCTTCGACTCCTCTCTCATTTCCTCTCTTTCGCAGGACCAATCACATGCTTACGCATCGCGAGCGAAAGCCGTTTCGATGTCAGGTGGGCGACTGTCAGAAGAGCTATTGTGATTTGAGATCGCTCAAACGTCACACGGAATCGCATCACGGCCGCACGGCACTCGACGACATGGTCAAAAATTGGAGTCTTCGCGGAAGcgcttccgccgtcgccggcggcaacgacggaCGAAGATCTCCTCTGCCGCTTCTCGTATCGTCGTctaatgaagaaaaaaatgtttccATCGATCACGGAAGTGGAACGGAGGTGGGGCACCACGTGCccgacggcggcgcttcTGCCGCGGCGCCAGCCTCTCCGCCACCTCAGCAATCAAAGCAGCAACAAGTTTCTCTCATACAACCGCCGCCTCCTCTCACCAAGATTTCTCCTCGCCTCGATTCTGCCTCCATGTCTTCTGCTGCTCAGTATACGAatgcagcagcggcagctgcggctgttgctgctgcggcggcggcagctacaacaccggcggcggcggcagcggcagcaaCGGCATCTTTTCCATTTGGATACCCGGCTCAAACGCAGCTGCCACCGCAAAGTGGCGCTGGGGGTAGTGGAACTGACTccaacgtcgccgtttcgacaCCCGGattcgttccgccgccgtctccttATTCATTTGCCTCTAATCCGTCCGGACGTTCGGACTATCTCTCCATGTTTCCGCCTGGTGCGGCTGCCGTTACCAATTGGCAATACTTTCTAGCTGCCGCTGCATATCATCCGTATCTTCAGTACGGATTTttgccaccgccgccgccgcatcctcctcctccacctccCTCTCATCCGCCCCCTCCGCCAAACGTTTTGCCGCCGCCAACGGTAGCACCAGCTCCTCctgtgacgtcgtcatcgacgtcgacgtcggcttcCTCGTCCGTCGTTCCAACAGCATATTCAACGCCTACGTCATCGCCAGCTGTTAAAGttaagaaggaaaaaagttCGCCAGCGGTAAAAGTaggcgacgcgtcgaagcATTCAGTAAAGGTAGGAGTAGAAATACATGACTCATGTTTACGGACGCTAACAATCTTCCCTAATTTAGAACGGATCCAAGTCAACTGGGTAAATAATTTAGTAGTCATTAGTAGTTTGTCTTATAGTAGTacattttatatttattctTACAGTTACCATGGTCAGGTGCAGTGTCCAATATGCGAGCGCTATTTCAAAAACGTCAAATCATTGAATGGgcatcttcgtcttcacggCGGCTACGAAGGAGCCAATAGGGTCAGCGGCGCCAGCacgcaaaaaatcaataattcagTTGCAATTTGATAATATTAGGCAGCAGCTGCAGCTGCCGCTCAAGCTCGGAACGCGTCGCATCCCGATCGGCGCGAGAAGACATCTACAAAGCGCTTTTCTCCCGCCTCTACGGCGGcaccgacgtcgtcgtcgtcaacggcggcggcggcggcggcggcggcggcgacggctccCTCCGCTTTCCAAACCCTTCTCCAAGCAATTGAAGtgacgaagcgaaaggaggaggagcacGGCGcggacggcaacggcggtCTCCGCAGCTCGCCtccggcgaaacgacgaaaacccGGCGGCGTTCACTTTCGGCCCGAACCGGAAGTGTTCAATCGAAGCGGCGTCTCGTCCGACGATTCGAATttcgaatcgccgtcgccaccgGATCTGttgtctcgacgtcgacgtcgtccagaAAATCTCAACCTGCGAGCCAGTCATCACGAACGATCGctccacgacgacgacaacgaggacgacgaggatTATTATCCGCGGCCAACCACGCCTCCGCCGTATACACCTCCGCCCATGCTCAGTCCGAGATTGTCCATGTCGggatcggcgtcgccgttgaAGAGTCCGAGAATGACGCTTTTGAATACGCCGCTTCCTAACACGCCAAGGGTTGCCATGACGCCGGGAAGTGCCAAATTTAATTTGCCGTGGATGCCCAGGAGAATAAGTAAGGAATCGCCACGTGGCGTATTAATAATTAGATgtttgacgttttcttttttttaggtaCAGGGGAAGGGGGTACTGAAGAGCAAATCACCTTGACGCCAAAAATCAACGTCGGATCTCAATTTCAAGCAGAAGTTCCGCCATTTGCAAGTGAGGACTTTTTCGTTGAGTTAATTAAGACTCTTTCTGCACGTATCGTCTCTCTAGCTGAAGAATCAAGGATAGCTGCTAGAAAGGAAAAACATCAAGCAACCCTCGTAtggtcgtcgtcggatgAACGCGATCAAGAGGAACTAGGTGAGTAAAACTAGAGCGCGTTTATTTCCTTAAAAATGAGTTCTCATCCAGTTGAAGCCTATCTCGATTTGGCCTGTTCAAATATGATACGATATTGTGGCCAGAACAAGGAATACGCTTTACACGTTCTTCATCAGAACAAGGGAGACATTCAGGTTTGTTCTTGTCAGATACCATAGAATATTATGCAGTACTTATATGGATAAAAATGTACGTACTATCCTACTAATTTTTTGTGGTGGGTGCAGGCTTCAGTGCGCTGTCTCTTGAGCGGCAGTTCTCTACTGAAAGATGGCGATCCCTTGCGTGACTATCATTACTCGGGTGAGAGAGGAGACGGTTGTCTCAAACAGAATCAAATCAACgagtttttttctattgtagGTTCGACGCGATGGACGCGTCCTGAGAGGCAGAAATTTCGCCAGGCGTGGCGTCTCTACGGAAAGCAGTTTCTTCTCATTAGCAATGCAGTATGATggatagagaaaaaagaacgctTCAaatatcgttttttttcttcagatgGAAGGATTGAAGAGCACGCGTGAAATTATTGAGTATTACTATCGATGGAAGAAGTACTGCAATACGGAATATCGAGGCCGAACTCGCCATGAGAGCGATGATGTAACCAGTCAAAGTCTCATAGAGTTTTCTCCAATGAACGCCTTGTTTTATCAGTTTGATTCTGACGAGGAATTGCAGTACAATGGCCCGCCATTTGAATGTGAATATCCGGACTGCGGAGCAGTGAGACGACAATCATCTCACTTAGAGACAATATCATTCTATTGGGGGTTATCTCATAGTCATTTGCCAGCCGGCAGAGTCTCAATGGCCACATACGGATTCACGGTGGAAAGTGAGCTtcatattattatttattacaatAGCGCCGGGGGGTGGTTGGGGAGCCGCTAAGAATAGATACCCACCAATATATAGTAGActtgttttttctagttttGTCTACCGAATGGAAACGCGCCGATCTCGGCCCCGCAACGGCGCTCGAACTCGATTCAGCGCGTCGCCAGTGGCGGCGGaaggcgtcggcggcgtcgacgacgaatctcCCT
This sequence is a window from Oscarella lobularis chromosome 7, ooOscLobu1.1, whole genome shotgun sequence. Protein-coding genes within it:
- the LOC136189546 gene encoding WD repeat-containing protein 20-like — its product is MAAGHFGKTSDIKTQFTVRDGTYRQASRPSFDRIPRSPSNALRIPPIRASFLNLKGAASSSSVQERILFNIGRDLFFYPFPGLDKQVDVTRPLDKRVYKGTYPTCHDFNLMTRSWESVQLIIGFSTGPVQLMNPIRREVLRLFNEQTLIDKTQAMCIKWVQSTEAEFLVAHRSGYMYLYNAELPCSSHPPHYAVTKQSGDVIVSHNKSKGKNPVCRWRISQTGINQFEFSPNLKLVAFASQDGFLRVVNYETYEVVGQMKMYFGGLLCLAWSPDGLYIAVGGEMDVIVIWSVVDRQPVAQGEAHRSWVNVIRFDSYLYGHAGRRLSVWNDDGGGGGGGGGGSGDEDRDEGDEEEAVNHDGLLQPVKYRLGSVGQDAHLVLWDLFEEDLISGGVSSKSRSLLRAARQLSLHGRSFRTPTTVAAAAVANHIEAGNEELTVTATADSSSSNRVDGEDGSDSSGLVTLTASVMQELNAVSPLVNKRVSSDYVTDLIFREECAVIVSQDGAIRFWARPKCTDSIDAASDEGKQQDQPRTLAEQAGSNGRDDSPPGTVV
- the LOC136189548 gene encoding lysine-specific demethylase 8-like: MPLAKRKDAAATRRNRKECHESKSLKIENEISPNRISFYVVFFFAVFGCALFILYTKTHEPFRRSTSDRSTAFKVEKSVEILRWPKYKPFADFVAQKGEPIVLRNTFVDDWPARSLWNPSYLRNRLLRLTGIYVNRNRWFGPYYDVTRPLAHLATRSNAYETNATMTSVDFFHKLTAGPNSKHVYFSGEIEKLGNWAIDDVMPMDEFLTLNPELASVNVWMGQAGVIAHCHYDGYHNFYTQLYGKKRFTLFRPSQWSRLYPYPFLHPSHAQCQVNLSDPDLSRFPLVTRANAVEVVLEPGDVLYMPPLWFHHVESISASIAVNVWTDSAQSLEMQRIYETTNPALSRFDGQAGAFKALAAMQTVIAVIRKAAAQNLIESSSDFILALYRSRYENLMKDRVLPSVPDVSWPWKSSDDLCAQYAKLKSSIRELELQRDTKTYVVTVVKHLANLPNDTRELWLGNYVESLAATVASPELVGQLLRDISTCVNEFYTL
- the LOC136189550 gene encoding serine/threonine-protein phosphatase 2A 56 kDa regulatory subunit epsilon isoform-like, with protein sequence MASERNVRPTSADQVNLRLKDGIPQRIKAQRASGHGSALFQGQQSGEKLEELALLKETPLGDRHELFVKKVRQCRRLFDFQNVLVDLREKEIKRACLTELIEYVTHGRGIITEPIYAEIIGMVGINIFRSLPPNDRQNDYDPDEDEPLLEEAWPHMQLVYEFFLRFLESPDFQPAVAKKHLTQRFLLRLLELYDSEDPRERDFLKTILHRVYGKCLYIRSYARKQMKHIFLRFVYESGGFNGLAELLEILGSIINGFAVPLKEEHKQTLFKVLIPLHKPPTLVRYHPQLTYCVVQFIDKDDALARPVIMGLIKYWPKVNSGKEVLFLNELEEILDVMKPNDFSAVQEALFKQLARCVSSAHFQVAERALLFWRNEYLIRLIEENLEVILPIMFKALYQISKNHWNKSIVSLVYDVLKSFTKMNEPLFERLTASYKADCQKEQKKERERQKLWHGIEQLGQKRLNSLREASSSSESSCISRSSITDV